The following are from one region of the Phormidium sp. PBR-2020 genome:
- a CDS encoding D-alanyl-D-alanine carboxypeptidase, which yields MMVMLSLVSSGVLALWLEATGILPPPSEVSLPLLEAPPLVLSLEADAEAEALIDRYLTSLEAQGMSPQRQGIWLQAGAEELASHQATLPRSAASVTKVATTLVALDTWDWQRQTVTEISATGPIVNGVLEGHLIITGGGDLLWVWEEAIALAVRLQELGIETVAGDLILENQPWFNFRQEAERVGEGFRLSFDSRRWTPRIERAHEGMAAGTPRPQLEIRGEVRRLGEPETKETDGENGGVERVTEPLPSRVLLVRHHSLPLLSWLKVMNVHSNNVIADHLAEELGGGARVAQRAAQLAAVPEAEIQLINGSGLGQENRVSPRASVALLGAIHRRLARRGLTVADLFPVFGQDGGTMEDREMPKGATVKTGTLWNVSALVGAVPTRDRGLVWFALLNGGDAYTLPFRRQQDEFLQQIQEQWGQGPQPRGLRSFYPLPHFGDRDRLEVFVEPELEASQSTGPYPQARRP from the coding sequence GTGATGGTCATGTTGAGTTTAGTGAGTTCAGGGGTGTTAGCCCTCTGGTTAGAAGCCACCGGTATTCTTCCCCCTCCGTCTGAGGTGAGTCTGCCTCTGTTGGAGGCTCCGCCGCTGGTGTTGTCGTTGGAGGCTGATGCTGAGGCGGAGGCGCTGATTGACCGCTATTTAACTTCTCTGGAGGCCCAGGGTATGTCGCCGCAACGACAAGGAATTTGGTTACAAGCGGGGGCCGAGGAACTGGCGTCTCATCAAGCTACCTTGCCCCGTTCGGCGGCCTCTGTGACCAAGGTGGCGACAACGCTGGTGGCTTTGGATACCTGGGATTGGCAACGACAGACGGTGACGGAGATTAGTGCCACGGGCCCGATTGTGAATGGGGTGTTGGAGGGACATTTAATCATTACCGGTGGAGGGGATCTGTTGTGGGTATGGGAGGAGGCGATCGCCCTGGCGGTGAGGCTACAGGAGTTGGGAATTGAGACGGTGGCGGGGGATCTGATTTTGGAGAATCAGCCCTGGTTTAATTTTCGTCAGGAGGCGGAGCGAGTGGGGGAGGGGTTTCGGCTCAGTTTTGACTCGCGCCGCTGGACGCCTCGCATTGAACGGGCCCATGAGGGAATGGCGGCGGGAACCCCGAGGCCGCAGTTGGAGATTCGGGGTGAGGTTCGGCGCTTGGGAGAGCCGGAGACGAAGGAGACAGATGGGGAGAATGGTGGGGTTGAGAGGGTCACCGAACCCCTACCTTCTCGGGTTCTCCTGGTGCGCCATCATTCTTTACCGTTGCTGTCTTGGTTGAAGGTAATGAATGTCCATAGTAATAATGTCATTGCTGACCACCTGGCGGAGGAACTGGGGGGTGGGGCCAGGGTGGCGCAACGGGCGGCTCAGTTGGCGGCGGTTCCGGAGGCGGAAATTCAGTTGATTAATGGCTCAGGTTTGGGTCAGGAGAATCGGGTCTCCCCACGAGCTTCGGTGGCCCTGTTGGGGGCGATTCACCGTCGTTTGGCCCGGCGCGGCTTGACGGTGGCGGATCTGTTTCCGGTGTTTGGTCAGGATGGGGGAACGATGGAGGACCGAGAGATGCCAAAAGGGGCAACGGTAAAGACGGGGACTTTGTGGAATGTCAGTGCGTTGGTGGGGGCGGTGCCGACGCGCGATCGCGGTTTGGTTTGGTTTGCGCTGCTCAATGGCGGGGATGCTTATACCCTGCCGTTTCGTCGTCAGCAGGATGAGTTCCTGCAACAGATTCAGGAGCAATGGGGCCAAGGACCTCAACCGAGGGGGTTGAGGTCTTTTTATCCTCTGCCTCACTTTGGCGATCGCGATCGCCTTGAGGTGTTCGTTGAACCGGAGCTGGAGGCTAGCCAATCAACAGGGCCATATCCGCAGGCGAGACGACCATAG
- the plsX gene encoding phosphate acyltransferase PlsX: MALNRARIAVDAMGGDYAPDEIVAGALRAQDELGVEVLLVGDPAAIEASLQRHDRSPEEVQIIPSEGAVEMHEEALTGIKRKPNASINVAMSLVKQGEADGVVSAGHSGASMASALLRLGRLSGIDRPAIGAVFPTMSPDKSVLILDVGAIVDCRPKFLEQFALLGTVYSQYVLGRDEPRVGLLNIGEEACKGNELSLRTYELLQNHPRIPFVGNAEGRDVLSGDFDVIVCDGFVGNVLLKFAEAVGNILLQLCQDELLQGLDERDLAHVMPNLKRLKQRIDYVEHGGGLLLGVAGVCVIGHGSSHAMTIFNAVRLAKEAVDNRVIERIQEKHLVEQ, translated from the coding sequence ATGGCATTGAACAGGGCAAGGATTGCAGTGGACGCGATGGGCGGCGACTATGCCCCGGATGAGATTGTAGCTGGGGCGTTGCGAGCGCAAGATGAATTAGGGGTAGAGGTACTGCTTGTTGGCGATCCTGCCGCCATCGAAGCCTCGTTGCAACGGCACGATCGCAGCCCTGAGGAGGTCCAGATTATCCCCTCTGAGGGGGCAGTGGAAATGCACGAGGAGGCGTTGACGGGAATTAAACGGAAACCCAACGCCTCGATTAATGTGGCAATGAGTCTGGTAAAACAAGGAGAGGCCGATGGTGTGGTCTCCGCTGGACATTCTGGGGCCTCGATGGCTTCGGCATTGTTGCGTTTAGGGCGCTTATCAGGAATTGACCGTCCGGCGATTGGGGCCGTATTCCCCACCATGAGTCCAGATAAGTCGGTGCTGATCCTCGATGTGGGGGCGATCGTGGATTGTCGGCCCAAGTTCCTGGAACAGTTTGCTCTCCTGGGGACAGTTTACAGTCAGTATGTTCTGGGACGGGATGAACCCCGAGTTGGACTACTCAATATCGGCGAAGAGGCTTGTAAGGGCAATGAACTGTCCCTACGCACCTATGAGTTATTACAAAACCATCCCCGGATTCCCTTTGTGGGAAATGCAGAAGGCCGCGATGTCTTATCTGGAGATTTCGATGTGATTGTCTGCGATGGCTTTGTGGGCAATGTGCTGCTGAAGTTTGCCGAAGCGGTGGGAAATATCCTGCTGCAACTCTGTCAAGATGAGTTATTGCAGGGTCTCGATGAGCGAGATTTAGCTCATGTTATGCCCAATCTCAAGCGCCTCAAGCAACGGATTGACTATGTTGAACATGGCGGCGGCTTACTCCTCGGGGTGGCTGGGGTTTGTGTGATTGGCCATGGAAGTTCTCATGCCATGACCATTTTTAATGCGGTGCGTTTGGCCAAAGAAGCGGTGGATAATCGCGTGATTGAACGCATCCAGGAAAAACACCTGGTGGAACAGTAG
- a CDS encoding ketoacyl-ACP synthase III — protein MTILGLELTGCGGVAPDAVLDNDTLMQVVDTSDEWIRSRTGIRQRRLAGPSQSLGELAAQAGTQALEMAGLAANELDLLVLATSTPDDLFGSASWVQHRLNAPQAVAFDLTAACSGFLFAMVTAAQFLRTGVYRNVLVIGADVLSRWVDWGDRRTCVLFGDGAGAVVLQARDTGDRLLGFEMRSDGSQHNCLTLGYQPQAQALTSEISVSQGDYGTIAMNGPEVYKFAVKKVPEAVEKALFRSGLTTQDIDWLLLHQANQRILDAVAKRLKIPSEKVLTNLANYGNTSAASIPLALNEAVRSQQIQPGDTIAASGFGAGLTWGSAVFRWGRFES, from the coding sequence ATGACAATCTTGGGACTTGAATTAACGGGCTGTGGCGGTGTGGCTCCCGATGCGGTCTTGGATAACGACACGCTGATGCAGGTGGTAGATACCTCCGACGAGTGGATTCGATCGCGCACGGGGATTCGCCAACGTCGTCTGGCTGGCCCATCTCAGTCCTTGGGAGAGTTAGCCGCTCAAGCCGGAACTCAGGCCCTGGAGATGGCTGGCTTGGCGGCCAACGAGTTGGATTTGCTGGTGTTGGCAACCTCCACCCCGGATGATCTCTTTGGCAGTGCCAGTTGGGTGCAACATCGCTTAAATGCCCCCCAAGCCGTGGCCTTTGATTTGACGGCGGCCTGTTCTGGGTTCCTGTTTGCGATGGTGACGGCGGCCCAGTTCCTCCGCACGGGGGTCTATCGCAATGTCCTGGTGATTGGGGCAGATGTCCTCTCGCGCTGGGTGGATTGGGGCGATCGCCGCACCTGTGTCTTGTTTGGCGATGGGGCCGGTGCGGTAGTCCTGCAAGCCCGAGACACAGGCGATCGCCTCCTCGGCTTCGAGATGCGCTCAGACGGCTCTCAGCACAACTGTCTCACCCTGGGTTATCAACCCCAAGCCCAGGCCCTAACCTCGGAGATTTCCGTCTCTCAAGGAGACTATGGAACCATCGCCATGAACGGCCCAGAAGTCTATAAGTTTGCCGTTAAGAAAGTCCCCGAAGCCGTGGAAAAAGCCCTCTTCCGCTCTGGCTTAACCACCCAAGATATTGATTGGTTACTCCTCCATCAAGCCAATCAACGGATTCTCGATGCCGTGGCTAAACGCCTTAAAATTCCCTCGGAAAAAGTATTGACAAATTTGGCAAATTATGGTAATACTTCGGCTGCATCCATTCCTTTAGCCTTAAACGAGGCCGTGCGATCGCAACAAATCCAGCCCGGAGACACCATTGCCGCCTCCGGATTTGGGGCTGGCCTAACCTGGGGGTCAGCAGTATTCCGTTGGGGACGGTTTGAGTCGTAA
- the fabD gene encoding ACP S-malonyltransferase, with the protein MMKTAWVFPGQGSQAMGMGVDLAAIPQAAERFQQAEAILGWSVLQTCESGENLSETRYTQPCLYTVECALVDLLRDRGVTQPDLVAGHSLGEYVALYAAGVLDFETGLKLVKRRGELMSQASEGQMTALMKFDRPQLEAAIAETEGVVLANDNSPLQVVISGTETAIAQVLSQVKVRRSVPLDVSGAFHSPLMEPAAAEFQTLLEPIDFKEATIPVLSNIDPTPETAAAALKTRLQQQITGSVRWREIVLSLPDLGIEEVLEVGPGKVLSGLIGRTVKELNCLNVGTIADLDTLAKTLA; encoded by the coding sequence ATTATGAAAACCGCTTGGGTGTTTCCCGGACAAGGATCGCAGGCCATGGGAATGGGGGTTGACTTAGCCGCCATCCCTCAAGCTGCGGAGAGATTTCAACAGGCTGAGGCAATTTTAGGCTGGTCAGTGTTGCAAACCTGCGAAAGCGGGGAAAATCTCTCAGAGACTCGCTACACTCAACCCTGTCTCTATACCGTCGAATGTGCCCTAGTGGATCTGTTGCGCGATCGCGGCGTCACCCAACCCGATTTAGTGGCGGGCCATAGTTTAGGGGAATATGTCGCCCTCTATGCCGCAGGAGTCTTGGACTTTGAAACCGGTCTAAAACTGGTCAAACGTCGCGGCGAACTCATGAGTCAAGCCAGCGAAGGACAGATGACGGCTTTAATGAAGTTTGATCGCCCCCAACTCGAAGCAGCCATCGCCGAGACAGAAGGGGTTGTCCTGGCCAATGATAACAGCCCCCTCCAGGTGGTAATTTCCGGTACTGAGACGGCGATCGCCCAAGTCCTCTCTCAGGTCAAAGTCCGCCGCAGCGTGCCCCTAGATGTCTCCGGGGCCTTCCACTCCCCCCTGATGGAACCCGCCGCCGCCGAGTTCCAAACCCTCCTCGAACCCATCGACTTTAAAGAGGCAACAATTCCCGTTCTCTCCAACATCGATCCAACCCCAGAAACCGCCGCCGCTGCCCTAAAAACTCGCTTACAGCAGCAAATAACCGGTTCCGTGCGTTGGCGAGAAATTGTTTTGAGTTTACCCGACTTAGGCATTGAAGAAGTCCTAGAAGTCGGCCCCGGCAAAGTTTTATCAGGCCTAATCGGACGCACCGTCAAAGAGTTAAACTGTCTCAATGTAGGAACCATCGCCGACTTAGACACCCTCGCCAAAACCCTGGCATAA
- a CDS encoding 1-acyl-sn-glycerol-3-phosphate acyltransferase: MIQDREPGYNLALYHLFKWSVVSPLFYSYFRGRVYGVENVPKSGPLVVTSNHASYLDPPMISCAVERPVAYMAKEELFKNPIFAKAIRLYGAYPVKRKAVDRSAIRSALEYLENGWATGVFLSGTRTRDGRIPNPKPGAALVASKAQVPILPVCLWGTEAIFQGSSKPRSVPVTIRIGEPINPPQSGDREGLDAVTQQCAEVIESLHDLGR; encoded by the coding sequence ATGATTCAAGACCGCGAACCCGGCTACAACCTAGCCTTATATCACCTCTTCAAATGGTCAGTGGTGAGTCCACTGTTCTATAGCTACTTCCGAGGACGGGTCTATGGTGTCGAGAACGTCCCCAAATCCGGGCCCCTGGTGGTCACCAGCAATCATGCCAGTTATTTAGACCCTCCCATGATTTCCTGTGCCGTGGAGCGTCCAGTAGCCTATATGGCGAAGGAAGAACTGTTCAAAAATCCCATCTTTGCTAAAGCCATTCGCCTCTATGGGGCCTATCCCGTCAAACGCAAAGCCGTTGATCGCAGTGCCATTCGTTCAGCCTTAGAGTATTTAGAGAACGGCTGGGCGACGGGGGTCTTTCTCTCAGGAACTCGCACCCGCGATGGTCGTATTCCCAACCCGAAACCCGGTGCCGCCTTGGTGGCTTCTAAAGCCCAAGTTCCGATTCTACCGGTTTGTCTTTGGGGAACCGAAGCCATTTTTCAAGGATCGTCCAAACCGCGATCGGTTCCTGTGACGATTCGCATCGGAGAACCAATTAACCCCCCGCAATCGGGCGATCGCGAGGGGTTAGATGCGGTAACTCAACAATGTGCGGAGGTGATTGAGTCACTTCATGATCTGGGTCGTTAA
- the pgl gene encoding 6-phosphogluconolactonase codes for MTQHIEVLPDKTALVDRSVALIVEKIQTAIAQRGICTIALSGGSTPKPIYEAISRHDLPWDKLHVFWGDERYVSPDHPDSNQRMAREAWLDQVSIPPENIHPMPTGSQDPQTDADRYDQQLQQFFKLESDRFPCFDIMLLGMGDDGHTASLFPHTEALEICDRRVTVGNKDGDPRITLTVPVINLSRTILFAIAGENKQGALAHVLAPEGDEHTYPSRLIQPVEGEIWWLLDAGAGAKVTATSA; via the coding sequence ATGACTCAGCATATTGAAGTTCTCCCGGATAAGACCGCTCTGGTGGACCGCAGTGTCGCTCTAATTGTCGAGAAAATCCAGACGGCGATCGCCCAGCGGGGAATCTGTACCATCGCCCTCTCTGGCGGCAGTACCCCCAAACCCATCTACGAGGCCATCTCTCGCCATGATTTACCCTGGGACAAACTCCATGTCTTCTGGGGGGATGAACGCTACGTGAGTCCAGACCATCCTGATAGTAATCAACGCATGGCTCGGGAGGCTTGGCTCGATCAAGTCTCCATTCCCCCGGAAAACATCCATCCGATGCCCACTGGCAGTCAAGATCCTCAAACCGATGCTGACCGCTACGATCAGCAGTTACAACAGTTTTTTAAGCTAGAGTCCGACCGGTTTCCCTGTTTCGATATTATGCTGTTGGGGATGGGGGACGATGGCCATACCGCCTCTCTCTTTCCTCATACGGAGGCTTTAGAAATCTGCGATCGCCGTGTCACCGTCGGTAACAAAGACGGAGACCCCCGTATCACCCTCACCGTTCCCGTGATTAATCTCTCCCGTACCATTCTCTTCGCCATTGCTGGAGAGAATAAACAGGGGGCCCTAGCCCACGTATTAGCCCCCGAGGGAGACGAACACACTTACCCTTCCCGACTCATTCAGCCGGTAGAGGGTGAGATTTGGTGGTTGCTCGATGCTGGGGCAGGAGCCAAGGTAACGGCCACTTCTGCCTAA
- a CDS encoding FHA domain-containing protein — translation MIVCPHCNHVNPAGTLECQSCHTPLSADTVTPPLVNSATVLQAPVAQLLHQQSQTRIALPRQFTHFRLGKANPRCPPDLDLSGFANAQIVSRVHAEIQQKGQTYYVEDIGSSNGTYINHRLLPQGNCHPLQAGDRIALGKGDLMTFIFQLTKPATD, via the coding sequence ATGATTGTTTGTCCCCATTGTAATCATGTCAACCCGGCGGGAACCCTGGAGTGTCAATCCTGTCATACCCCCTTGTCGGCTGATACCGTGACCCCCCCATTGGTTAACTCAGCCACAGTCTTACAAGCCCCCGTGGCACAATTGCTCCATCAGCAAAGTCAGACCCGAATTGCCTTACCCCGTCAATTCACACATTTTCGCTTGGGCAAAGCGAATCCTCGCTGTCCCCCAGATTTAGACCTGTCAGGCTTTGCCAACGCTCAAATCGTCTCGCGAGTTCATGCTGAAATTCAACAGAAGGGGCAAACGTATTATGTTGAAGATATTGGCAGTTCCAACGGGACGTATATTAACCATAGGCTCCTTCCCCAGGGAAATTGTCACCCACTCCAAGCCGGCGATCGCATCGCTCTCGGAAAAGGAGACTTGATGACCTTTATCTTTCAGTTGACCAAACCGGCAACAGATTGA
- a CDS encoding FHA domain-containing protein codes for MITLTLLHPHQSIPLKRWTFEDDTVVRIGRAPDNHVVLYSAVVSRYHLELHCDDKRQWYLVNLGTNGTYLEDSPIEEIPAADGSIVRLARTGPQIQLHVSKPPPVSPAQKLLKHLQGRGTPDEDTTSEDSLPPTTRVVRESSPEVSSD; via the coding sequence GTGATTACTCTAACTCTCCTCCACCCCCACCAATCGATCCCGCTCAAACGCTGGACGTTTGAGGATGATACGGTTGTTCGTATTGGTCGTGCCCCAGATAACCATGTTGTGCTGTATAGTGCTGTCGTCTCTCGCTACCATCTGGAACTCCATTGTGATGACAAACGTCAGTGGTATCTCGTGAATCTCGGGACCAATGGAACCTATCTTGAGGATTCTCCCATTGAGGAAATCCCTGCCGCCGATGGCTCGATTGTCCGCTTGGCTCGGACAGGTCCCCAGATTCAACTCCATGTGAGTAAGCCGCCACCGGTGTCTCCAGCACAGAAGTTGCTCAAACACCTCCAAGGCCGGGGAACCCCTGATGAAGATACCACAAGCGAGGACTCCTTGCCCCCAACCACACGGGTGGTACGGGAGTCATCGCCGGAAGTGTCCTCTGACTGA